From one Lycium barbarum isolate Lr01 chromosome 6, ASM1917538v2, whole genome shotgun sequence genomic stretch:
- the LOC132644077 gene encoding uncharacterized protein LOC132644077, translating to MRNATSKVIAEYIIDLVRHTLQEITPKFVFEEIRSRYGLHIGYHKAWRSLQHAYNVIRGSLENNYTLLLQYLHMMKLRNPGTVANIKWTPDNKFKYAFFAYGASIEGWKHCRPVMMVDATFLKSKYCGVFMITAAKDGNNIIFPLAFGIADSENNESYRWFFRHVKKVFGTRKDLLILSDHHASIATAIKELYPDTQHGICIYHMKKNLQKYFPFKAILSLFYNATTTYKQAEFRTYMSQIQQIDPKAAEYIEEEPSKRWARSFHTNRLYNMLITNKVETMNSLLRKARELPIMACIDYIQNKLQNWFYQRRLDAIEPSHDLTCWAEKFCLNK from the coding sequence ATGAGAAATGCAACTTCAAAAGTCATAGCGGAATACATTATAGACCTAGTACGCCATACACTACAAGAGATAACACCCAAATTTGTGTTTGAAGAAATTAGAAGCAGATATGGCTTGCACATTGGTTACCACAAAGCATGGCGTTCCCTCCAACATGCTTATAATGTCATAAGAGGAAGCCTAGAAAATAACTACACACTTCTACTGCAATATCTTCACATGATGAAATTAAGAAATCCTGGAACAGTTGCTAACATCAAATGGACCCCTGACAATAAGTTTAAGTATGCTTTTTTCGCTTATGGAGCATCAATTGAGGGTTGGAAACACTGCAGACCAGTAATGATGGTGGATGCAACCTTCTTGAAATCAAAATACTGTGGTGTCTTCATGATAACAGCAGCAAAGGATGGCAACAACATCATATTTCCTCTCGCATTTGGAATTGCAGACTCTGAGAATAATGAATCCTATAGGTGGTTCTTCAGACACGTGAAAAAAGTGTTTGGTACACGCAAAGACCTGTTAATTCTTTCTGATCACCACGCATCAATTGCAACTGCAATCAAAGAACTGTATCCAGATACCCAGCATGGAATATGCATCTACCACATGAAGAAGAACTTGCAGAAATATTTCCCATTTAAAGCGATCCTATCACTGTTCTACAATGCAACAACTACCTACAAACAGGCAGAGTTTCGTACCTATATGTCACAGATACAACAAATCGACCCAAAAGCTGCAGAATACATAGAAGAAGAACCATCGAAAAGATGGGCACGTTCATTTCACACCAACAGGCTTTACAACATGCTCATAACAAACAAAGTAGAGACAATGAATTCTTTATTGAGGAAAGCAAGGGAGTTGccaataatggcatgtattgattacatccaaaacaagctgcaaaattggttTTACCAGAGAAGATTGGATGCAATAGAACCGTCCCATGACCTGACATGTTGGGCTGAAAAATTCTGCTTGAACAAATAA